TCTACTAAGATTTGTGCTGTGATTGCAAATTGCAAGGAAGGGATTCCGCATATTATAGGGACTGGATTTCATAAATCGCAAGGACTAAAAAAGGGGACAATTACCAATATTGAACAAGCAAGTCGAGCGATCAAAGAAGCTGTCAATGATGCAAAAAGAGTTGCAGGGACAACTAACAATAAGGCGATTGTTTCAATTTCAGGTGCTTATACCAAAAGCACAGATAATTCTGGGGTTGTGAATATACCTAACAATGAGATTGGGATTAAAGAAATTAATCGTGCAATCCAAACAGCTCTCTATAATGCAACCATTCCTAGTGAATATGAAGTGATTCATATTTTGCCTTATAACTTTAAGCTCGATGATCAAGATTTTATTGATGATCCTATGGGTATGACAGGAAGTCGCTTAGAGGTTTCTGTTAGAATTATTACTGCACAAAAATCTAGCTTGGGAAATCTTAAAAAGGCTATTAAAGCAGCAGGGATTGAGATTCAAAATATTGTGCTTGCTTCTTATGCTTCTTCTATTGCAGTTTTAAGTGAAGATGAAAAAAATCTTGGTGTGGCTTGTATTGATATGGGTGGAAGCACTTGCGAATTAATGATACATGTTGGAAATTCATTGCGTTATAATGATTTTTTAGGTGTAGGATCTAATCATATTACTAATGATTTGGCGATGGCACTACATACTCCACAAACTATTGCAGAACGCGTTAAGATAGAATATGGTGGTTTATTAAAAGCAGAAGAAGAGTCAGGAAATCTAATTGAGATACCAAGTATTGGTGGAGACGATAATTCTAAACACCAAGTTTCTTTATCAACCGTGTATAATGTGGTTTATGCGCGAGTGGAAGAGACATTGATGATTCTTGAGAAATCACTAGAGAAAAGCAATCTTAAAGATCAACTTGGAAGTGGAGTTGTCTTAACAGGTGGTATGGTGCAGCTAGAGGGCTTAAGAGAGCTTGCTTCTGCTTTATTTGGAATGCCAACAAGGATTGCAAAACCCGTTGAGATTGATGGGCTTTTTACGGATTTGAGAGGTCCAGAGTGTTCTACGGCTATTGGGCTTATTTTGTATGCTTCAGGAAAATATACAAATTATGAAATTGATTCAGAAAAGAGAATCCGTTATCGTAATGAAAAATTAGAAGAAGGTATGGGGCAGTTTCACGAGGGTATTAATCTTATGAATCCTCTAAGGGATAAAGCACCTACACATAATAGTCCTGTTAATAGTATTCCTAAAAGTGCTGCAGATATTAAACAGGATCTTTCTGGAATTACAGAGATTAGAAAAATTACTGCGAAAAATAACAATATTTTTGTTCAAATTTGGCAAAAATTAACACAAATGTTTTAATTTTGGGAAGGAGTAGATAGAGATGGTTGATGTTCAAGAAGTAAAACATGATTTTAGTGCAAATATTAAAGTAATAGGCGTTGGTGGAGGTGGGAGCAATATGATTGGGCATCTCATTGCAACAGGCACTTATGATGGAATTGATTTGGCTGTAGCAAACACTGATGCTCAAGCAATTAGCACTTCTTTGGCTCCAGTAAGAATTCAGTTGGGTGCAAAGCTTACTAAAGGTTTAGGGGCGGGTATGAAGCCCCAAGTTGGTGAAGATGCGGCTTTAGAAAGTTATGAAGAGTTAAAGAGTTTTTTAGAAGGCACAGACATTGTTTTTATTTCCGCAGGGTTGGGCGGAGGAACAGGAACAGGAGCTGCACCTGTGATTGCAAAAGCAGCAAGAGAGGTAGGAGCCTTGACAGTTTCGATTGTAACTAAGCCTTTTAGGTGGGAAGGACGAAAACGATCGGAATTAGCAGAGGAGGGCTATCGTAAATTAAGAGCAGAGAGCGATTCTATTGTTGTGATTCCTAATGATAAGCTTCTTTCTATTATTGATAAAAATCTTGGGTTAAAAGATAGCTTTAGAATTGTTGATGATGTTCTTGTAAGAGCAGTTAATGGTGTTAGTGGTGTGATCCTTTCACATAGTGCAGGGGATATTAATGTGGATTTTGCTGATGTAAGAACTGTGATGAATCACAAAGGACTTGCATTAATGGGTATTGGAGAAGCAAGTGGTGCTGATGCTGCCAAAGAAGCGGTAAAAATTGCCATTGAATCACCTTTATTTGATAATATGTCTATTAGTGGAGCAAAAGGTGTTTTGGTGCTTTTCTACCTTAATCCAGATTATCCAATGGCAGAAATTTCTAATGCAATGGAAGTGGTTTATGATAATACTGATCCAGAAGCAGAAGTTATTTTTGGAACAACCACAGATGCAGCATTAGAAAGAGATAAAGTGAGAATCACGATTGTAGCAACAGGCTTTGAAAAAGAGGCTTCTCAAACACAGACCACAGCAAGTGATGATGGTGCAACTTTGAAATTAGTTAATCCAAAAGATCTAAGCCAAAAGATTAATCAACAAACTTCATTAATGAATGCTAAAAAGAAAGTGAGTGGTGATGATTTTACTAATGAAGAGTATTTGGATGTTCCTGCTTTTTTAAGAAGGCAGATGGACTAAAGAAGAATTTCTTCTTCTTTTATTCTACCGTTACACTTTTTGCTAAATTTCTTGGCATATCTACATCATTTCCTAGTCTTACTGCAATTTCAAGGGCGAAAATTTGAAGGGCAACCATCATTTCAAAGAATTCTTCCATATAATGTTGAGATTCAGAAATTCTAATCCAATCATCACAACCTTCATAGTATTCTGTGCTTAATGCACAAATCATTGCATCTCTCGCACTTAATTCTTCAATATTGCTTTTGATTTTATCATAAAGTAAGTTTTTTGGCATTAAGGCAACACAAAATAATCCTGTATCTGCTAAAGCAATAGGACCATGTTTCATTTCTCCACTAGGATAACCTTCTGCATGAAGATAGCTAATTTCTTTGAGTTTGAGAGCACCTTCAAGTGCAAGAGGATAAAAAATATCTCTCCCAATAAAAAAGAATCCATGCCCATGTAAATAGCGTCTAGCAAGTCTTTTAATACGCTCGTGCATTTTTTTATTGACTTCAGTTAGTCGAGTAGCATTAAGCATAATTTGGGCTTGTTGTTTGCATTCTGCTTGAGAGAGTAATTTCTTAGATTGTGCTAAATAGCAAGATAGTATCCACAAAACCATCACTTGTGTAGCAAAAGCCTTGGTGCTTGCTACTCCCTTTTCAATTCCTGCTCTTGTGAGTAAGCAAGCATCACTTTCTCTTACCATACTGCTATTATCAACATTGCAAATACTTAAGGTTTTTAAATGATTATTTTTTGCTAGTTTTAAGGCTTCAAGTGTGTCTGCAGTTTCCCCACTTTGTGAAATAACAATAAAAAGTTCATTTTTGCATAAAATAGGATTTTTATAGCGAAATTCACTAGCAATTTCCACCTTAGTTTTGATTTTTGCTATTCGCTCTAGCAGATAACTTCCTACAATCGCAGCGTGGTAGCTTGTCCCACAAGCACAAAGTGTGATTGAAGAAATATTATTAAAATCAAATTGATTAAGTTCTTCAAGATTGAAACCTTCTTCACTTACGCGTCCCATCATTGTTTCCAATAATACTTTGTGTTGCTCATAAATTTCTTTTTCCATAAAGAAAGTAAAGCCATCTTTTTGAGCAGAAAGTTTATCTCCAGTTAGCTTTTTGATATTATGGAGTGTTGAGAAGCTGTGGATGTCCATTACACCTAAAGTGTTATCTTCAAGATAGCTAACTTCTTTTGCAAGTCCTATGAGTGGTGCATCTGAAGAGGCAAAAAAGATTTCATCTTTTTCACCTTTTCCTATGATAAGGGGAGATCCATTTTTGGCATAAAAGATTTTATCAGGAGCTTTTTTTGTGATTAATAAAATAGCATAAGCCCCTTTTAGATCTGCAATAGTTTGTTTGAAAGCCTCTAGCGGATTTTCGTTTTTCTCTAAGTATGATTCAAAT
This portion of the Helicobacter canadensis MIT 98-5491 genome encodes:
- the ftsA gene encoding cell division protein FtsA, translating into MEQIILGIDIGSTKICAVIANCKEGIPHIIGTGFHKSQGLKKGTITNIEQASRAIKEAVNDAKRVAGTTNNKAIVSISGAYTKSTDNSGVVNIPNNEIGIKEINRAIQTALYNATIPSEYEVIHILPYNFKLDDQDFIDDPMGMTGSRLEVSVRIITAQKSSLGNLKKAIKAAGIEIQNIVLASYASSIAVLSEDEKNLGVACIDMGGSTCELMIHVGNSLRYNDFLGVGSNHITNDLAMALHTPQTIAERVKIEYGGLLKAEEESGNLIEIPSIGGDDNSKHQVSLSTVYNVVYARVEETLMILEKSLEKSNLKDQLGSGVVLTGGMVQLEGLRELASALFGMPTRIAKPVEIDGLFTDLRGPECSTAIGLILYASGKYTNYEIDSEKRIRYRNEKLEEGMGQFHEGINLMNPLRDKAPTHNSPVNSIPKSAADIKQDLSGITEIRKITAKNNNIFVQIWQKLTQMF
- the ftsZ gene encoding cell division protein FtsZ; translated protein: MVDVQEVKHDFSANIKVIGVGGGGSNMIGHLIATGTYDGIDLAVANTDAQAISTSLAPVRIQLGAKLTKGLGAGMKPQVGEDAALESYEELKSFLEGTDIVFISAGLGGGTGTGAAPVIAKAAREVGALTVSIVTKPFRWEGRKRSELAEEGYRKLRAESDSIVVIPNDKLLSIIDKNLGLKDSFRIVDDVLVRAVNGVSGVILSHSAGDINVDFADVRTVMNHKGLALMGIGEASGADAAKEAVKIAIESPLFDNMSISGAKGVLVLFYLNPDYPMAEISNAMEVVYDNTDPEAEVIFGTTTDAALERDKVRITIVATGFEKEASQTQTTASDDGATLKLVNPKDLSQKINQQTSLMNAKKKVSGDDFTNEEYLDVPAFLRRQMD
- the glmS gene encoding glutamine--fructose-6-phosphate transaminase (isomerizing), producing MCGIVGYIGNNEKKSLLLNGLKELEYRGYDSAGISVLSQGILHTFKAVGKIINLERKCENFTSIGFGVGIGHTRWATHGKPTEANAHPHFGKFSNVVHNGIIENYQSIKEKLQKEGHHFISQTDTEVIVHLFESYLEKNENPLEAFKQTIADLKGAYAILLITKKAPDKIFYAKNGSPLIIGKGEKDEIFFASSDAPLIGLAKEVSYLEDNTLGVMDIHSFSTLHNIKKLTGDKLSAQKDGFTFFMEKEIYEQHKVLLETMMGRVSEEGFNLEELNQFDFNNISSITLCACGTSYHAAIVGSYLLERIAKIKTKVEIASEFRYKNPILCKNELFIVISQSGETADTLEALKLAKNNHLKTLSICNVDNSSMVRESDACLLTRAGIEKGVASTKAFATQVMVLWILSCYLAQSKKLLSQAECKQQAQIMLNATRLTEVNKKMHERIKRLARRYLHGHGFFFIGRDIFYPLALEGALKLKEISYLHAEGYPSGEMKHGPIALADTGLFCVALMPKNLLYDKIKSNIEELSARDAMICALSTEYYEGCDDWIRISESQHYMEEFFEMMVALQIFALEIAVRLGNDVDMPRNLAKSVTVE